The Pasteurella multocida genome contains a region encoding:
- the leuA gene encoding 2-isopropylmalate synthase produces the protein MADNIIIFDTTLRDGEQALKASLTVKEKLQIAFALERLGVDVMEVGFPISSAGDFESVQTIARHIKNSRVCALSRAVDKDIDAAAEALKVAEAFRIHTFIATSALHVEAKLRRTFEDVVDMAINAVKRARNYTDDVEFSCEDAGRTGVDNICRIVEAAIKAGATTVNIPDTVGYCLPYQYGDIIANVMNRVPNIDKAIISVHCHNDLGMATANSLTAVQNGARQIECTINGIGERAGNTALEEVVMAIKTRQDMFNGLDTRINTQEIHRVSQMVSQLCNMPIQPNKAIVGSNAFAHSSGIHQDGMVKHKNTYEIMSPESIGLKKEKLNLTARSGRAAVKNHMSEMGYQESDYDLDKLYEAFLKLADKKGQVFDYDLEALAFIDMQQGDEDRLTLDVITSQCISHLPASAFVQVELDGKKMSQVSNGGNGPVDAVYNAILAITGLEMKMLNYNLTAKGEGAEALGQVDIVVEHEGRRFHGVGLATDIVESSARALIHAINAIYRSQKVADLKLHKIAGV, from the coding sequence ATGGCAGACAATATCATTATTTTTGACACCACATTACGTGATGGCGAACAGGCATTAAAAGCCAGCTTAACGGTAAAAGAAAAATTACAAATTGCCTTCGCCTTGGAACGTTTAGGCGTGGATGTCATGGAAGTGGGGTTCCCCATTTCGTCTGCTGGGGATTTTGAATCGGTGCAAACCATTGCCCGCCATATTAAGAATAGCCGCGTTTGTGCTTTATCTCGCGCTGTGGATAAAGATATTGATGCTGCAGCAGAAGCGTTGAAAGTAGCGGAGGCATTCCGTATTCACACGTTTATTGCCACGTCTGCTTTACATGTGGAAGCCAAATTACGTCGTACCTTTGAAGATGTGGTCGATATGGCGATCAATGCCGTGAAACGCGCGAGAAACTACACCGATGATGTGGAGTTTTCTTGTGAAGATGCAGGGCGTACTGGTGTGGATAATATCTGCCGTATTGTAGAAGCCGCAATTAAAGCCGGTGCCACGACTGTCAATATTCCCGATACTGTCGGCTACTGTTTGCCATATCAATACGGCGATATTATTGCGAATGTGATGAATCGTGTACCAAACATTGATAAAGCGATTATTTCTGTGCATTGCCACAATGATTTAGGGATGGCAACTGCCAATTCATTAACAGCGGTTCAAAATGGCGCACGACAAATTGAATGTACTATTAACGGGATCGGTGAACGTGCCGGTAATACCGCATTAGAAGAAGTAGTGATGGCAATTAAAACACGCCAAGATATGTTCAATGGTTTAGATACTCGCATTAACACACAAGAAATTCACCGTGTCAGCCAAATGGTGAGCCAACTTTGTAATATGCCAATCCAACCGAATAAAGCGATTGTGGGATCCAATGCCTTTGCCCATTCTTCAGGTATCCACCAAGATGGTATGGTAAAACATAAAAATACGTATGAAATTATGTCGCCTGAAAGCATTGGCTTGAAAAAAGAAAAATTGAACTTAACCGCGCGTTCAGGTCGTGCCGCGGTGAAAAACCATATGAGCGAGATGGGCTACCAAGAAAGTGATTACGATTTAGATAAACTCTATGAAGCATTCTTGAAATTGGCGGACAAAAAAGGGCAAGTGTTCGACTATGATTTAGAAGCGCTTGCGTTTATTGATATGCAACAAGGCGATGAAGATCGCTTAACCTTAGACGTGATCACTTCACAATGTATCAGCCACTTACCCGCATCTGCCTTTGTGCAAGTGGAATTAGACGGCAAAAAAATGAGCCAAGTGTCTAACGGTGGTAATGGACCTGTTGATGCGGTTTACAATGCGATTTTAGCGATCACCGGCTTAGAGATGAAAATGCTTAACTACAACTTGACGGCTAAAGGTGAAGGTGCCGAAGCTTTGGGGCAAGTAGATATTGTGGTGGAACATGAAGGCAGACGTTTCCACGGCGTGGGACTTGCGACTGACATTGTGGAATCCTCTGCCAGAGCCTTGATTCATGCGATTAATGCCATTTACCGTTCGCAAAAAGTGGCAGATTTGAAATTACATAAAATTGCTGGCGTGTAA
- the leuB gene encoding 3-isopropylmalate dehydrogenase, with amino-acid sequence MQTFNIAVLSGDGIGPEIMAEAIKVLDVVQQKYAFKLNYRTFDVGGIAIDNHGTPLPEATLKGCEESDAILFGSVGGPKWEHLPPAQQPERGALLPLRKHFALFCNLRPATLYKGLEKFCPLRADISAKGFDMVTVRELTGGIYFGQPKGREGEGANEKAFDTEVYHRYEIERIARVAFDTAMKRSKHVTSVDKANVLISSVLWREVVCDVAKDYPEVTLDHIYIDNATMQLIKQPEFFDVLLCSNIFGDIISDECAMITGSMGMLPSASLNEKGFGLYEPAGGSAPDIAGKGIANPIAQILSAAMMLRHSFNLNDAATAIENAVKNVLAEGHRTADLADESQPLSTKQMGDLIAQAVE; translated from the coding sequence ATGCAAACATTCAACATCGCGGTATTAAGTGGCGACGGTATCGGACCAGAAATCATGGCAGAAGCCATTAAAGTCTTAGACGTGGTACAACAAAAATACGCATTCAAATTAAACTATCGTACTTTTGATGTGGGTGGCATTGCCATCGACAACCACGGTACACCACTACCTGAAGCGACCTTAAAAGGCTGTGAAGAAAGCGATGCGATTTTATTTGGCTCGGTAGGCGGACCAAAATGGGAACATTTGCCACCAGCGCAGCAACCCGAACGAGGCGCCTTATTGCCACTACGCAAACACTTTGCCTTATTCTGTAACTTACGTCCAGCCACCCTTTACAAAGGGTTAGAGAAATTCTGTCCATTGCGTGCCGATATCTCTGCCAAAGGCTTTGATATGGTCACTGTGCGTGAATTAACCGGTGGCATTTATTTTGGTCAACCGAAAGGACGTGAAGGCGAAGGTGCTAATGAAAAAGCCTTTGATACGGAAGTGTATCATCGTTATGAAATTGAACGTATTGCTCGCGTTGCTTTTGACACTGCAATGAAACGTAGCAAACACGTGACGTCCGTAGATAAAGCCAATGTGTTGATCAGTTCTGTCTTATGGCGTGAAGTGGTATGTGATGTGGCGAAAGATTACCCAGAGGTAACATTAGATCATATCTACATTGATAACGCTACTATGCAATTAATCAAACAACCTGAATTTTTCGATGTGTTACTCTGTTCGAATATTTTCGGCGATATTATTTCCGATGAATGTGCGATGATCACGGGTTCAATGGGGATGTTGCCTTCTGCCAGCCTGAACGAAAAAGGCTTTGGTTTATACGAACCTGCGGGTGGCTCCGCGCCTGATATCGCAGGCAAAGGTATCGCTAACCCGATTGCACAAATTTTATCGGCTGCCATGATGCTACGCCACAGTTTCAACTTAAACGACGCCGCGACAGCCATTGAAAACGCTGTGAAAAACGTCCTCGCAGAAGGACACCGCACCGCCGATTTAGCCGATGAAAGCCAACCACTTTCAACCAAACAAATGGGCGACCTCATCGCCCAAGCGGTAGAATAA
- the srlR gene encoding glucitol operon DNA-binding transcriptional repressor SrlR, whose protein sequence is MKPFERQQHIFNYLMTNGKTKVDELASHFHLTGATIRKDLTALEKQNKVLRTYGSVVVTQKDLEQDPPIDFKTNVNLSQKQRIGKKAATLINEGDSIIFDAGSTVLQIIPNLTTFDNLSIMTNSLTIFNAVLQLNKSYNLLMSGGSFREKSASFHGYFAESVFIGSTFDTLFIGTDGLDLDVGLTTFNEVYRVSSLMCNAAKKIIVLADSSKFGRKTPNIVCGLEKIHTIVTDDKLPTEMKDKLIEKGIEVLIV, encoded by the coding sequence ATGAAACCTTTTGAAAGACAGCAGCATATTTTTAATTATTTAATGACAAATGGAAAAACCAAAGTCGATGAATTAGCGAGTCATTTTCATCTCACTGGTGCAACAATTCGTAAAGATCTCACTGCGTTGGAAAAACAAAATAAAGTCTTAAGAACCTATGGTAGTGTCGTCGTTACCCAAAAAGATCTTGAACAAGACCCGCCTATTGATTTTAAAACCAATGTCAACCTCAGCCAAAAACAACGAATTGGAAAAAAAGCCGCCACCCTCATCAACGAAGGAGATTCTATTATCTTTGATGCCGGCAGTACTGTCCTACAAATTATCCCCAATTTAACCACATTTGATAACTTGTCTATCATGACAAATAGCTTAACGATCTTTAATGCTGTTCTACAACTCAATAAATCCTATAACTTATTAATGTCTGGCGGATCATTCCGTGAAAAATCAGCGTCGTTTCATGGTTATTTTGCAGAATCTGTTTTCATTGGTTCAACTTTTGATACGTTATTTATTGGTACTGATGGTCTTGATCTTGACGTTGGATTAACGACGTTTAATGAAGTTTATCGCGTCAGTTCATTAATGTGTAACGCCGCCAAAAAAATCATTGTCCTTGCTGATTCAAGTAAATTTGGACGAAAAACGCCAAATATCGTCTGTGGCTTAGAAAAAATCCATACTATTGTTACTGATGATAAGTTACCGACAGAAATGAAAGACAAACTCATCGAAAAAGGTATTGAGGTTTTAATTGTTTAG